From Terriglobales bacterium, one genomic window encodes:
- the tcmP gene encoding three-Cys-motif partner protein TcmP produces the protein MADASFFDTPTAASLKKHRIVSKYFGGWANIILPEALLKEGKIMYVDLFCGPGRYRDGTPSTPLLILDHVVKTEMLRDVTQLFFNDENPEFVETLKKEVAGFLGIDKLKHYPVFRTKTIGREIIPRIERVKVPTLFFADPWGYAGISIDLIGASIAHWGSDFLFFFNYNRFNMNLGREAMNEPINEFFRAERAEELRRTVANMAPAEREEAILNSMQDAIKKLGAKVGKFTYRSRTGTRSTHHLLGVSRHKYGTALFKEISAKEGTSFDHDVPSLEHDPSADIYQPGLFSPLAELEEELLATYAGKVLTPEQIYHQHHNGKPYILKNYRQALLNLEERGDVRIDPPRAARPRSETFPNDAQVTFSRIS, from the coding sequence ATGGCCGATGCCAGTTTTTTCGACACACCCACGGCAGCCTCGCTAAAGAAACACCGAATCGTCAGCAAATACTTCGGAGGCTGGGCGAACATAATTCTGCCTGAGGCCCTGCTCAAGGAAGGAAAGATCATGTACGTGGATCTTTTCTGCGGGCCGGGACGATATCGGGATGGTACGCCCTCTACGCCGTTACTAATCCTCGATCATGTTGTTAAGACAGAGATGCTGCGGGATGTTACACAATTGTTTTTCAATGACGAAAATCCAGAGTTCGTCGAGACATTGAAAAAAGAAGTTGCAGGATTCCTTGGTATCGACAAACTCAAACATTACCCGGTCTTTCGAACCAAGACCATCGGGCGAGAAATCATTCCAAGGATTGAGCGAGTTAAAGTCCCTACCTTGTTTTTCGCGGATCCTTGGGGATATGCGGGAATTTCGATTGACTTGATCGGGGCTTCAATCGCTCATTGGGGAAGTGATTTTCTTTTCTTCTTCAATTACAACCGATTCAATATGAACTTAGGCCGTGAGGCAATGAACGAGCCCATTAATGAATTTTTCCGTGCTGAGCGGGCCGAGGAATTGCGAAGAACCGTGGCGAATATGGCGCCCGCAGAAAGAGAAGAGGCAATCCTGAACTCGATGCAGGACGCAATCAAGAAGCTGGGAGCCAAAGTCGGAAAATTTACTTATCGGAGTAGGACGGGAACCAGGTCTACTCATCATCTTTTGGGAGTTTCAAGGCATAAATACGGGACGGCATTGTTTAAGGAAATTAGCGCGAAAGAGGGCACAAGTTTTGACCATGATGTTCCTTCGCTAGAGCATGATCCGAGTGCAGACATTTACCAGCCCGGATTATTCTCGCCGCTTGCAGAGCTCGAAGAAGAATTGCTAGCAACTTATGCTGGAAAAGTATTAACGCCAGAGCAGATTTATCATCAGCATCACAACGGCAAGCCTTATATCCTAAAAAACTACCGGCAAGCTCTCCTTAACCTTGAAGAGCGTGGTGATGTACGCATAGACCCTCCCAGAGCGGCGAGACCCAGGAGTGAAACTTTTCCCAATGACGCGCAAGTTACTTTTAGTCGAATAAGTTAA